In Streptomyces sp. NBC_01439, the following are encoded in one genomic region:
- a CDS encoding polysaccharide deacetylase family protein, whose translation MSADTDTASAAVLVPTRRTASPWVLMYHSVAEFTDPSEDPYGITVTPLALEAQLLWLRSRGLRGVSVGELLRARAAGRGAGLVGLTFDDGYTDFLTHALPLLSRYDCTATLFVLPGRLGVDNVWDPLGPRKSLLTAEGIREVADAGQEIGSHGLLHQDLPATADDVLQQELRGSRDLLRELTGTLPEGFCYPYGHLDARVVDATRAAGYGYACAIDPGRLAGPHALPRTHVSQADGGARLRIKQFRHQVRELRRGVQR comes from the coding sequence ATGTCCGCTGACACCGACACGGCCTCCGCCGCCGTGCTGGTCCCCACCCGCCGGACCGCTTCGCCGTGGGTCCTGATGTACCACTCGGTCGCCGAATTCACCGACCCCTCGGAGGACCCGTACGGAATCACCGTCACCCCGCTCGCCCTGGAGGCCCAACTGCTGTGGCTGCGCTCCCGCGGCCTGCGCGGGGTGTCCGTCGGCGAACTGCTGCGGGCCCGCGCGGCCGGCCGCGGAGCCGGGCTGGTCGGGCTGACCTTCGACGACGGGTACACCGACTTCCTGACGCACGCGCTCCCCCTGCTGAGCCGCTACGACTGCACCGCCACCCTCTTCGTGCTGCCGGGGCGGCTCGGCGTGGACAACGTGTGGGACCCGCTGGGCCCGCGCAAGTCCCTGCTCACCGCCGAGGGCATCCGCGAAGTTGCCGACGCCGGACAGGAAATCGGCTCGCACGGGCTGCTCCACCAGGACCTCCCCGCGACCGCGGACGACGTGCTCCAGCAGGAACTGCGGGGCAGCCGCGACCTGTTGCGCGAGCTGACCGGCACCCTGCCCGAGGGGTTCTGCTACCCGTACGGGCACCTCGACGCCCGGGTCGTCGACGCCACCCGGGCCGCCGGTTACGGCTACGCCTGCGCCATCGACCCCGGCCGGCTCGCCGGCCCGCACGCACTGCCGCGCACGCACGTCAGCCAGGCCGACGGCGGTGCCCGGCTGCGGATCAAGCAGTTCCGCCACCAGGTGCGCGAGCTGCGGCGCGGGGTGCAGCGATGA
- a CDS encoding glycosyl hydrolase, whose amino-acid sequence MPRPRRRLASTCIGTVTAGLLATGAALATPEKDRPEGSDIAMGAYLDYGPPGVARIPYLSSWLGGKNIRVGHTYLPGDKWAGIEGRVSFLEHWAEWRRAEDDRMFVLNVPMQERNEDRVPDHQVAQLIRAGAEGQYDRHFQRLAERLVELGVPDTVIVLGWEMNGVTYTHRCAPDPENWKVYWKRIVTAMRAVPGQEFTFDFAPNRGVDAIGWTKCYPGDDVVDVVGMDSYDQGPGQTFDDQITQPYGLQHQVEFAKAHGKSISYPEWGLFRRGDNPEYVRRMLKWIAEHKPLYHTITDYCPHGVWQCKQNPESSKAFRDALTPERPGPVVPTPVVPTPVVPTPVVPTPVVPTPVVPTPQVPTPQVPTPQVPTPQAPTPEIPTPTPVVPTPVVPTPQVPKPEVPTPQVPKPEVPTPQVPKPEVPTPQVPTPTPVAPSPLVPAPVTPSPAVPLPVTPSPLVPTPEVPEPDPEPTPRPSPAVPTPQVPAPSPVTPSPVVPSPLTPKPLPQPTPPPVNSKHWCVPLNFGEWLSKLVGKQSVCIKLDFGGESGLWPF is encoded by the coding sequence ATGCCCAGACCACGCCGCCGACTGGCGAGCACCTGCATCGGTACGGTCACGGCCGGACTGCTGGCCACCGGCGCCGCGCTCGCAACACCGGAGAAGGACCGGCCCGAGGGCTCGGACATCGCCATGGGCGCCTATCTCGACTACGGGCCGCCCGGGGTGGCCCGGATCCCGTACCTGTCGAGCTGGTTGGGCGGCAAGAACATCCGGGTCGGGCACACCTACCTCCCCGGCGACAAGTGGGCCGGCATCGAGGGCAGGGTCTCGTTCCTGGAGCACTGGGCCGAGTGGCGCCGGGCCGAGGACGACCGGATGTTCGTCCTCAACGTGCCCATGCAGGAACGGAACGAGGACCGGGTGCCCGACCACCAGGTGGCCCAGCTGATCAGGGCGGGCGCGGAGGGCCAGTACGACCGGCACTTCCAGCGGCTCGCCGAGCGGCTGGTGGAGCTCGGCGTCCCGGACACGGTGATCGTGCTCGGCTGGGAGATGAACGGCGTCACGTACACCCACCGGTGCGCACCGGACCCGGAGAACTGGAAGGTGTACTGGAAGCGCATCGTCACCGCGATGCGTGCCGTACCCGGGCAGGAGTTCACGTTCGACTTCGCCCCGAACAGGGGGGTGGACGCGATCGGCTGGACCAAGTGCTACCCGGGCGACGACGTGGTGGACGTCGTCGGTATGGATTCGTACGACCAAGGTCCCGGCCAGACCTTCGACGACCAGATCACCCAGCCGTACGGACTCCAACACCAGGTCGAATTCGCGAAAGCACACGGCAAGTCGATCTCCTACCCGGAGTGGGGGCTGTTCCGGCGCGGGGACAATCCGGAGTACGTGCGTCGCATGTTGAAGTGGATCGCGGAGCACAAGCCGCTCTACCACACCATCACCGACTACTGTCCGCACGGCGTGTGGCAGTGCAAGCAGAACCCGGAGTCCTCCAAGGCCTTCCGCGACGCGCTGACGCCCGAGCGGCCCGGTCCGGTGGTCCCGACCCCGGTGGTGCCCACGCCCGTGGTGCCGACCCCGGTGGTGCCGACCCCCGTGGTGCCCACGCCGGTCGTGCCGACCCCGCAGGTGCCGACCCCCCAGGTGCCCACACCTCAGGTGCCCACACCTCAGGCCCCGACGCCGGAGATCCCCACCCCCACGCCGGTGGTACCGACGCCGGTGGTCCCCACACCCCAGGTCCCGAAGCCCGAGGTCCCCACACCCCAGGTCCCGAAGCCCGAGGTCCCCACACCCCAGGTCCCGAAGCCCGAGGTCCCCACACCCCAGGTCCCGACGCCCACGCCGGTCGCCCCGAGCCCGCTCGTCCCGGCGCCGGTCACTCCGAGCCCGGCGGTCCCGCTGCCGGTCACTCCCAGCCCGCTCGTCCCGACACCCGAGGTCCCCGAACCCGACCCCGAGCCCACCCCCCGGCCCTCGCCCGCGGTCCCGACGCCCCAGGTCCCGGCGCCCTCGCCGGTCACCCCGAGCCCCGTCGTCCCGAGCCCGCTCACGCCGAAGCCCCTGCCGCAGCCCACACCGCCGCCGGTCAACAGCAAGCACTGGTGCGTGCCGCTCAACTTCGGCGAGTGGCTCTCCAAGCTGGTCGGCAAGCAGTCGGTCTGCATCAAGCTGGACTTCGGCGGGGAATCCGGCCTCTGGCCCTTCTAG
- a CDS encoding glycosyltransferase, protein MKTMQSVKALHIITGLGVGGAEQQLRLLLRHMPMQCDVLTLTNPGPVAEGLRADGVRVVHLGMRGNRDLGALPRLVRFIRRGRYDLVHTHLYRACVYGRLAARLAGTGATVATEHSLGEGEIEGRPLSGGVRTLYLASERLGAATVAVSDTVAARLEGWGVPAARVHVVPNGIEAVRFRFDEGVRQATRARTGLPERAFVVGGVGRLVPGKRFDALVRAVAALPGAHLLLAGDGPERAGLRRLAAELGAQSRIHLLGERDPLGDSADGRTPGIPALLAAMDVFVSPSREEAFGLAVVEALAAGLPVLHVTCPAIDDLPAAQAPGARRIGTGTEELVAALRGHMEAGARRLPPPAVVRRYDIARSARQLLDVYDLALSAAPGAAGTARGRAAADPAPGATGGAAVVGARREPVGPGPAESTGTG, encoded by the coding sequence ATGAAGACGATGCAGTCGGTCAAGGCACTGCACATCATCACCGGGCTCGGCGTCGGCGGCGCCGAACAGCAACTGCGACTGCTGCTGCGCCACATGCCGATGCAGTGCGACGTGCTGACGCTGACCAACCCCGGGCCGGTGGCCGAGGGGCTGCGCGCCGACGGGGTCCGGGTCGTCCACCTGGGCATGCGGGGCAACCGGGACCTGGGGGCGCTGCCCCGGCTGGTGCGGTTCATCCGGCGCGGCCGGTACGACCTCGTGCACACGCACCTGTACCGGGCCTGCGTCTACGGGCGCCTCGCGGCCCGGCTCGCGGGCACCGGAGCGACCGTGGCCACCGAACACTCCCTCGGCGAGGGCGAGATCGAGGGCAGGCCGCTCTCCGGCGGGGTGCGCACGCTGTACCTGGCCAGTGAACGCCTGGGTGCGGCCACCGTGGCCGTCTCTGACACCGTGGCCGCCCGGCTGGAGGGGTGGGGGGTGCCGGCCGCGCGGGTGCACGTCGTACCGAACGGGATCGAGGCCGTCCGCTTCCGCTTCGACGAGGGCGTCCGGCAGGCCACCCGGGCCCGCACCGGGCTGCCCGAGCGGGCCTTCGTGGTCGGCGGGGTCGGCCGGCTGGTCCCCGGCAAGCGGTTCGACGCCCTGGTGCGGGCCGTGGCCGCGCTGCCGGGGGCGCACCTGCTGCTGGCCGGGGACGGGCCGGAGCGTGCGGGGCTGCGTCGGCTCGCCGCCGAGCTCGGCGCGCAGAGCCGGATCCACCTGTTGGGGGAGCGGGACCCGCTGGGCGACAGCGCGGACGGCCGCACCCCGGGCATTCCGGCCCTGCTGGCCGCGATGGACGTCTTCGTCTCCCCGTCGCGGGAAGAGGCCTTCGGACTCGCCGTCGTGGAAGCCCTGGCCGCCGGACTCCCCGTCCTGCACGTGACCTGCCCGGCCATCGACGACCTGCCCGCCGCGCAGGCCCCCGGGGCCCGGCGCATCGGCACCGGCACGGAGGAGCTCGTCGCGGCGCTGCGGGGCCACATGGAGGCGGGTGCCCGCCGGCTGCCCCCGCCGGCGGTGGTCCGCCGCTACGACATCGCCCGCAGCGCGCGGCAGCTGCTGGACGTGTACGACCTCGCCCTCTCGGCCGCGCCGGGCGCCGCCGGGACGGCCCGGGGCCGTGCCGCCGCCGACCCGGCGCCCGGCGCCACCGGCGGCGCAGCCGTCGTCGGCGCCCGGCGCGAGCCGGTCGGGCCCGGACCTGCGGAGTCGACCGGCACCGGCTGA
- a CDS encoding NAD(P)-binding domain-containing protein translates to MDDLVVIGAGPYGLSIAAHAAAAGLDVRLLGRPMASWRDHMPDGMYLKSEPWSSNLSAPDGRHTLADYCATLGTSAEHGTPLPIGTFSAYGMWFARQAAPEVEEVTVLEVTPQGDGFRVRTAEGPPLLARAVALAVGVMPFVRHPEALADLPPAHYSHSSGHRDLSRFAGREVAVLGAGQAALETAALLAEQGALPCLVARRSRLNWNTVPQPLDRPPLRALRDPHSGLGTGWRSWVWSELPWAVRRLPAPTRERIAATALGPAGAWWLRDRFEPRVPVLLGHQLHRAVAVGERTRLGLTTRAGETVVLDTAHVIAATGFVPELDRLELLDAGLRAALETVGESGAPELSSGFESSWPGLFFAGLLTAPSFGPSMRFVHGAGFTAGRLVRGVRKRLGARGPRSGSSGVARSGRVVSPGPLPGVPPGHPKTHLR, encoded by the coding sequence ATCGACGATCTCGTGGTGATCGGTGCGGGCCCGTACGGGCTGTCGATCGCCGCCCACGCGGCGGCCGCGGGGCTCGACGTGCGGCTGTTGGGGCGGCCCATGGCCTCGTGGCGCGATCACATGCCCGACGGCATGTACCTGAAGTCGGAGCCCTGGTCGTCCAACCTGTCCGCGCCGGACGGGAGGCACACCCTGGCCGACTACTGCGCCACCCTCGGCACCAGTGCGGAACACGGCACTCCGCTGCCGATCGGCACGTTCAGCGCGTACGGGATGTGGTTCGCCCGGCAGGCCGCTCCCGAGGTGGAGGAGGTGACCGTGCTGGAGGTGACCCCGCAGGGCGACGGCTTTCGCGTGCGCACCGCCGAGGGACCGCCCCTGCTCGCCCGTGCGGTGGCCCTCGCGGTCGGGGTGATGCCCTTTGTCCGCCACCCCGAGGCGCTGGCGGACCTCCCGCCCGCGCACTACTCGCACAGCAGCGGCCACCGGGACCTGAGCCGGTTCGCGGGCCGTGAGGTCGCCGTGCTCGGGGCCGGGCAGGCGGCCCTGGAGACGGCGGCGCTGCTGGCCGAGCAGGGTGCCCTGCCCTGCTTGGTCGCCCGGCGCTCCCGGCTGAACTGGAACACCGTCCCGCAGCCCCTGGATCGGCCCCCGTTGCGGGCCCTGCGCGATCCCCACAGCGGCCTGGGCACCGGCTGGCGCAGTTGGGTGTGGTCGGAGCTGCCCTGGGCGGTGCGCCGGCTGCCCGCGCCCACCCGGGAGCGGATCGCGGCGACGGCGCTGGGGCCGGCCGGTGCCTGGTGGCTGCGGGACCGCTTCGAGCCGCGCGTTCCCGTCCTGCTCGGGCACCAGCTGCACCGGGCGGTGGCGGTGGGCGAGCGGACCCGGCTCGGGCTGACCACCCGGGCGGGGGAAACCGTGGTGCTGGACACCGCGCACGTCATCGCGGCCACCGGCTTCGTCCCGGAGCTGGACCGCCTCGAGCTGCTCGACGCGGGGTTGCGGGCGGCGCTGGAGACCGTGGGGGAGAGCGGGGCGCCGGAGCTGAGTTCCGGGTTCGAGTCCTCGTGGCCCGGACTGTTCTTCGCGGGGCTGCTGACGGCTCCCTCATTCGGCCCTTCCATGCGATTCGTACACGGCGCGGGCTTCACGGCGGGGAGACTGGTGAGAGGAGTCCGCAAGCGCCTCGGCGCCCGGGGTCCGCGGTCGGGTTCCTCTGGTGTCGCCCGGTCGGGCCGGGTCGTTTCCCCCGGGCCGCTTCCGGGGGTACCCCCAGGGCATCCGAAGACACATCTGCGGTGA
- a CDS encoding carboxylate--amine ligase — protein MGRSRYLHAVHSGPAGGLDPEAPEALLECLTGVSERIGRPAVLIAMDDLSAIAVSRVAPVLRERYRIPHQPDNLPARVADKAELSRLCARWDVPHPETVIPASGAEAAEAAWRLGLPAIAKWSRPWLLPTGVDGLRSTTLLHTTAEARRLYERSAEAGSRLLLQRFLPAGPDTDWFFHGAFARGGRPLLAGSGRKELSWPVRTGLTAVGRWLPDPAVEEAGLRLAERLGYQGILDLDFRRDELGCFRLVDFNPRPGAQFRLFVDSAGLDVVQAMYLDLTGQQVPQPSGGPGRVFVAENYALLARARGGSMPRRPAAVPAADPAGPVGASASSGPGADQKSAPQRAPQPSAERRSVETAWFAADDPLPFLAMLGALLGRGAGKGARALRGVPEQGRRTALAVVRAPRQRGRNEEPIGSGGAGAAGGAGGSTGSAVPASQPVPPEAPAEPDELVSR, from the coding sequence ATGGGGCGTTCGCGCTATCTGCACGCCGTGCATTCCGGGCCGGCGGGCGGGCTGGACCCCGAGGCGCCCGAGGCGCTGCTGGAGTGCCTGACCGGGGTGTCGGAGCGGATCGGTCGCCCGGCCGTGCTCATCGCCATGGACGACCTGAGCGCGATCGCCGTGTCGCGGGTCGCACCGGTGCTCCGCGAGCGTTACCGGATTCCCCATCAGCCCGACAACCTGCCCGCCCGGGTGGCCGACAAGGCCGAGCTGTCGCGGCTCTGCGCACGGTGGGACGTCCCGCACCCGGAGACCGTGATCCCGGCGAGCGGGGCCGAGGCGGCCGAGGCGGCCTGGCGGCTCGGCCTGCCGGCGATCGCCAAGTGGAGCCGGCCCTGGCTGCTGCCCACGGGGGTCGACGGGCTGCGCAGCACCACGCTCTTGCACACCACCGCCGAGGCGCGCCGGCTCTACGAGCGGTCCGCCGAGGCCGGGAGCAGGCTGCTGCTCCAACGGTTCCTGCCGGCCGGTCCGGACACGGACTGGTTCTTCCACGGCGCCTTCGCACGGGGCGGGCGGCCGCTGCTCGCGGGCTCGGGCCGCAAGGAGTTGTCCTGGCCGGTGCGGACGGGGCTGACGGCCGTGGGGCGCTGGCTGCCGGATCCGGCGGTGGAGGAGGCGGGGCTGCGGCTCGCCGAACGGCTGGGCTACCAGGGGATCTTGGACCTCGACTTCCGCCGCGACGAGCTGGGCTGCTTCCGCCTCGTGGACTTCAACCCCCGGCCGGGCGCGCAGTTCCGGCTCTTCGTGGATTCGGCCGGACTGGACGTCGTACAGGCGATGTACCTGGACCTGACGGGTCAGCAGGTCCCCCAGCCTTCCGGGGGGCCGGGCCGGGTGTTCGTCGCGGAGAACTACGCGCTGCTGGCGAGGGCCCGGGGCGGTTCGATGCCGCGCCGCCCGGCGGCGGTGCCCGCCGCGGATCCGGCCGGGCCGGTGGGGGCGTCCGCGTCCTCGGGCCCGGGCGCGGACCAGAAGTCGGCCCCGCAGCGGGCCCCACAGCCGTCCGCCGAGCGGCGGAGCGTCGAGACGGCCTGGTTCGCAGCAGACGATCCGCTGCCGTTCCTGGCGATGCTCGGCGCCCTGCTGGGGCGGGGCGCGGGCAAGGGGGCACGGGCGCTGCGCGGGGTCCCGGAGCAGGGTCGCCGGACGGCGCTCGCGGTCGTCCGCGCGCCCCGGCAGCGCGGCCGGAACGAGGAGCCCATCGGATCCGGTGGTGCCGGAGCCGCCGGCGGTGCAGGCGGCTCCACCGGATCCGCCGTGCCGGCCTCCCAACCCGTTCCGCCGGAGGCCCCGGCCGAGCCGGACGAGCTGGTGTCCCGATGA
- a CDS encoding GNAT family N-acetyltransferase — MSSGSAGTLSVTLCRDPRQFAALEEPWNRLFRGCPTATPFQSHAWLHSWWLSYGKDGRLRIVLVRRGEELVGAAALMLVHRPMPLLVPIGGPITDYFDVLVAAEYADQVVPALARGLHRAARGAVVDLREVRPGAAAEELYRQWPGVSSVLVDSTCMELPTLPFDELVKRMPASGAQRVRAKLRKTDAAGIEEHEVTEQEVPRAVRTLLRLHEKQWRGRGVTPEHLRPRFAEHLTRATRRMVRAGESRLTEFRLDGKVVAANVTLLSSGLSGGYLYGADPDLRTRKVDVATLLLRYEAGRALAEGRPVVSFLRGNEPYKNHWRPETVVNRRFLLSTAALAPLLRVHESQITGRERAVDVLREALPAARDWRSRLGELRVR, encoded by the coding sequence ATGAGTTCGGGCTCCGCCGGGACCCTGTCGGTGACGCTGTGCCGCGACCCCCGGCAGTTCGCCGCGCTGGAGGAGCCCTGGAACAGGCTCTTCCGCGGCTGCCCCACCGCCACCCCCTTCCAGAGCCACGCCTGGCTCCACTCCTGGTGGCTGTCGTACGGCAAGGACGGCCGGCTCCGGATCGTCCTCGTCCGGCGCGGCGAGGAGCTGGTCGGCGCGGCCGCGTTGATGCTCGTGCACCGGCCGATGCCCCTGCTGGTTCCGATCGGCGGACCCATCACCGACTACTTCGACGTGCTCGTGGCCGCGGAGTACGCCGACCAGGTCGTCCCGGCGCTGGCCCGCGGGCTGCACCGGGCCGCCCGCGGCGCGGTCGTGGACCTGCGGGAGGTACGTCCCGGGGCCGCCGCCGAGGAGTTGTACCGGCAGTGGCCCGGGGTCTCCAGCGTGCTCGTCGACTCCACGTGCATGGAGCTGCCGACCCTGCCGTTCGACGAACTGGTCAAGCGGATGCCGGCCTCCGGCGCCCAACGGGTGCGGGCCAAGCTGCGCAAGACCGACGCGGCCGGGATCGAGGAGCACGAGGTCACCGAGCAGGAAGTGCCGCGCGCCGTACGGACCCTGCTGCGGCTGCACGAGAAGCAGTGGCGCGGCCGCGGGGTGACGCCCGAGCACCTGCGGCCCCGCTTCGCCGAACACCTGACCCGGGCCACCCGGCGGATGGTGCGGGCCGGCGAGAGCCGGCTGACGGAGTTCCGGCTGGACGGCAAGGTGGTGGCGGCCAACGTCACGCTGTTGTCGTCCGGGCTCAGCGGCGGCTACCTGTACGGGGCCGACCCCGACCTGCGGACGCGGAAGGTGGACGTCGCGACGCTGCTGCTGCGCTACGAGGCCGGGCGGGCGCTCGCCGAGGGCCGGCCGGTGGTGAGCTTCCTGCGCGGCAACGAGCCGTACAAGAACCACTGGCGGCCCGAAACGGTCGTCAACCGGCGCTTCCTGCTGTCCACGGCGGCGCTCGCGCCCCTGCTGCGCGTACACGAGTCGCAGATCACGGGGCGCGAACGGGCGGTGGACGTACTGCGGGAGGCACTGCCGGCCGCCAGGGACTGGCGGTCGCGGCTGGGCGAACTGCGGGTGCGATGA
- the murJ gene encoding murein biosynthesis integral membrane protein MurJ, with translation MAVRPAGAEDPARSRGTAAAGDPGSVAASAAPGFVAGGLPGGSPSTRRAAAFGSAGYPGGASGRHSVRVAASGFGELPEARAGQAGRAAVLSPTPGGSQTAPAGSRLRQSRPAGGLAAAPGGSQAVGESFVPAVPAGRGRLRRARRAGGLSATPSGILAPESATPGGSQATGEPGASVPAGRVRPRRARRGGGRSGTPGASRAAEATTSGRGQGSESVTPSGSGPGGGRASESVIPSGSGPGGGQPLGRFLAKAAAVTAGLTAAGAVFGLVRDQSIAHLFGAGHDSDAFLIAWTVPEMASTLLIEDAMALLMVPAFSHALAHRAAGRARLTRREARAQDPVRLLVGATLPRLVVLLAAVAALLIVAAPAVVAVLAPGLPDPALAVECTRLTALTVLSFGIAGYFSAALRAHRSFLPPAAIYVSYNVGIIGTMVALHTLWGVRAAAAGVAVGGFLMVLVQLPAFVRNVGFGPPRAKRAAPRDQRDRDRDRPTLIAFGVIAPVIFFAVFRQSQVLVERFLAASLPPGAISHLNYAQKVAQMPMVLSLMICTVTFPVVAQAMAGGEREKARRRVEQDLALASLAVLMGTALVIGYAPQIIQVLFERGAFTHEDTLATASVMRVYGLGLLGHCLVGALSRPFFSTARPTWFPAFAMGAGLLVNIVAGAFAVGWWGTYGIAAANAAGITTTAVMLLTGLGSRIIAIQVRRVAASIGKLGVAAVAAAALGWIAGPKIPDPMLSAALGCLLVPAMFGATGMAMRALEVTALPGQISQLTQRFRNVR, from the coding sequence GTGGCCGTACGGCCCGCCGGAGCGGAGGACCCGGCCAGGTCCCGGGGCACAGCTGCCGCCGGGGACCCGGGATCCGTCGCCGCGTCGGCCGCCCCGGGGTTCGTTGCCGGAGGGCTCCCGGGCGGCAGTCCGAGTACGCGCAGGGCCGCCGCGTTCGGCTCCGCCGGATACCCGGGCGGGGCCTCGGGCCGACACAGCGTGCGGGTGGCCGCGAGCGGCTTCGGCGAACTCCCCGAGGCCAGGGCGGGCCAGGCCGGCCGCGCGGCCGTGCTTTCCCCCACCCCCGGCGGCAGCCAGACGGCGCCTGCCGGGAGTCGGCTGCGCCAGTCCCGCCCCGCGGGCGGGCTCGCTGCCGCCCCCGGCGGGAGCCAAGCCGTGGGCGAGTCCTTCGTCCCGGCCGTCCCCGCCGGGAGGGGCCGGCTGCGCCGGGCCCGCCGTGCGGGTGGGCTCTCCGCCACCCCCAGCGGGATCCTGGCGCCCGAGTCCGCCACCCCGGGCGGGAGCCAAGCCACGGGCGAGCCCGGCGCCAGCGTCCCCGCCGGGAGGGTTCGGCCGCGCCGGGCCCGTCGCGGGGGCGGGCGCTCTGGCACCCCGGGCGCGAGCCGGGCTGCCGAGGCCACCACCTCTGGCCGGGGCCAAGGATCAGAGTCGGTCACCCCCAGCGGGAGCGGCCCCGGCGGGGGCCGGGCGTCAGAGTCGGTCATCCCGAGCGGGAGCGGCCCCGGCGGGGGGCAGCCGCTCGGGCGGTTCCTGGCCAAGGCCGCCGCGGTCACCGCCGGACTGACCGCAGCCGGGGCGGTGTTCGGGCTGGTGCGCGACCAGAGCATCGCGCACCTCTTCGGGGCCGGGCACGACAGCGACGCCTTCCTGATCGCCTGGACCGTGCCCGAGATGGCCTCGACGCTGCTGATCGAGGACGCCATGGCGCTGCTGATGGTGCCCGCCTTCAGTCACGCCCTGGCCCACCGGGCCGCCGGCCGGGCCAGGCTCACCCGTAGGGAGGCCCGCGCGCAGGACCCCGTACGGCTCCTGGTGGGGGCGACCCTGCCGCGGCTCGTCGTGCTGCTGGCCGCCGTCGCCGCCCTGCTCATCGTGGCCGCGCCCGCCGTCGTCGCCGTACTCGCCCCCGGACTGCCCGACCCCGCACTGGCCGTCGAGTGCACCCGGCTCACCGCGCTCACCGTGCTCTCCTTCGGCATCGCCGGATACTTCAGTGCCGCGCTGCGGGCCCACAGGTCCTTCCTTCCGCCCGCCGCGATCTACGTCTCGTACAACGTCGGCATCATCGGCACGATGGTGGCCCTGCACACCCTGTGGGGCGTCCGGGCCGCCGCTGCGGGCGTCGCGGTCGGCGGGTTCCTGATGGTGCTCGTGCAACTGCCCGCCTTCGTACGGAACGTGGGCTTCGGCCCGCCCCGCGCGAAGCGGGCCGCTCCGCGCGACCAGCGCGACCGGGACCGGGACCGCCCCACCCTCATCGCCTTCGGGGTCATCGCCCCCGTGATCTTCTTCGCGGTCTTCCGGCAGTCGCAGGTGCTCGTCGAGAGGTTCCTGGCCGCCTCGCTCCCGCCCGGGGCGATCTCCCACCTCAACTACGCGCAGAAGGTCGCGCAGATGCCGATGGTGCTCTCGCTGATGATCTGCACCGTCACCTTCCCCGTCGTCGCCCAGGCCATGGCCGGGGGCGAGCGGGAGAAGGCCCGGCGGCGGGTGGAGCAGGACCTCGCGCTGGCCTCGCTGGCCGTCCTGATGGGCACCGCACTCGTCATCGGCTACGCGCCCCAGATCATCCAGGTCCTCTTCGAACGCGGCGCCTTCACCCACGAGGACACCCTCGCCACCGCCTCCGTCATGCGGGTCTACGGACTCGGACTCCTCGGCCACTGCCTCGTCGGCGCACTGTCCCGGCCCTTCTTCTCGACCGCCCGGCCCACCTGGTTCCCGGCGTTCGCGATGGGTGCCGGACTGCTCGTCAACATCGTGGCCGGAGCCTTCGCCGTCGGCTGGTGGGGCACCTACGGCATCGCCGCCGCCAACGCCGCCGGCATCACCACCACCGCCGTCATGCTGCTCACCGGCCTCGGCTCCCGGATCATCGCCATCCAGGTCCGCCGGGTCGCCGCCAGCATCGGCAAGCTCGGCGTCGCCGCCGTCGCCGCGGCCGCCCTCGGCTGGATCGCCGGCCCGAAGATCCCCGACCCGATGCTCAGCGCCGCCCTCGGCTGCCTGCTGGTCCCGGCCATGTTCGGAGCCACCGGCATGGCCATGCGCGCCCTCGAAGTCACCGCCCTGCCCGGTCAGATCTCCCAGCTCACCCAGAGGTTCCGCAATGTCCGCTGA
- a CDS encoding lipopolysaccharide biosynthesis protein, translated as MADTAEQNPEKKTEKKTEKKTEKRSESRSERKADHRSERRPRRRKASPPLWWPLPACALLGLAAGGAYGVFKAPEYAATSYVVAVPDDTTEPATALGFAQAYARIATSSSTLAYAQPRAGVTAAKLRTHVRAETSPESPMIAVTGTSKSPAEAADIANAVADALSLNSNQAAKNTGVQLLLFNQAVAPSEPSSPSAAISGAVGTCAGGLLGGLWLLARPGRARRSEDGAAGSAVESPVETAGGSPVEEYTSLPAQGEPASTKEKESVR; from the coding sequence ATGGCCGACACGGCCGAGCAGAACCCCGAGAAGAAGACCGAGAAGAAGACCGAGAAGAAGACCGAGAAGAGGTCCGAGAGCAGGTCCGAGCGGAAGGCGGACCACCGATCCGAGCGCAGGCCGCGCCGCCGGAAGGCGTCGCCGCCGCTGTGGTGGCCGCTGCCCGCTTGTGCCCTGCTGGGGCTGGCCGCGGGCGGGGCGTACGGGGTGTTCAAGGCCCCCGAGTACGCCGCCACCAGCTATGTCGTCGCCGTACCCGACGACACCACCGAGCCGGCCACCGCCCTCGGCTTCGCGCAGGCCTACGCCCGCATCGCGACCAGCAGTTCCACCCTCGCCTACGCCCAGCCGCGGGCCGGCGTCACCGCGGCGAAGCTGCGTACCCACGTACGGGCCGAGACCTCCCCCGAGTCCCCGATGATCGCCGTCACGGGTACCTCCAAGAGCCCCGCCGAGGCCGCCGACATCGCGAACGCGGTCGCCGACGCACTGTCCCTGAACAGCAATCAGGCCGCCAAGAACACCGGTGTCCAGCTGCTCCTCTTCAACCAGGCGGTCGCCCCGTCCGAGCCCTCCTCCCCGTCCGCTGCCATCAGCGGTGCCGTCGGGACGTGCGCCGGCGGACTGCTGGGCGGACTGTGGCTGCTCGCCCGGCCGGGCCGCGCACGGCGTTCCGAGGACGGCGCGGCCGGGTCCGCGGTCGAGTCCCCGGTGGAGACGGCCGGCGGGTCCCCGGTCGAGGAGTACACGTCGCTGCCCGCCCAGGGTGAGCCGGCCTCGACCAAGGAGAAGGAGTCCGTTCGATGA